GCACACGAAGAATTCACACCAATCAAGTCAATATACTCTCTGTCGGCCGGATTATTGGTATATCCCCATGTTGCTTTAGGGTTATCAGCAGGTTTGTTGGCACCATTTTCCACCACTTTAAACGGAGGCATAATGGTAAGCAGCATACGTGGATCGCGATTGCGGAAAGTAGAATATGGGTCCTTATCACCGTTATACAACGGAGATTTAGAAATTGTTTTTCCATCCTTGCAAAGATAAAGATCAACTGTTGCCTGGTGTAGTCCGTAGTTCGAGTTTGAAATATGTTCCTGATAAGAAAAGTTATGAGGAACCAATGCATTATACGGCTTATAAAGAATAATGCCCGGTACTTTACCTAAATCTTCAGTAGTCCACATCTCACCATAGCCCGATCCCGGAGTTACTTCAGTACCACAACCGGTATACAATTTAGGATATTTGGCCATCAATACTTTCGAAACTCTTGCACACTCTGTCAGGTATTTCTCATAGTCGCCCAGCTTATGGTACTTGCGCCATGTACCCTCACGCAATGTAAAGCGTGATAAAGCTGCACGCACACAATCCTGATTGATTGTATTCGAACCGTCTTTGGTAGTAAATTCGCCAATATTAGCTTCGGCCCATTGCAAACGTGTCAATACGGAATCAGCTACAATCTTACGGGCAATTCTTTCTCCGAAAGCCTCAGGAGAAACTTCATTCAGTGGTTTATTAATCCATGGAACATCGCCAAAACGATTTATCAGTTCCATGTACCAGAATGAGTGGAAAAAGTATCCTACCGCTCTCCAGTGGTTCTTCTCAGCAGCCGACATTGATGCGCATTTATCAATGTTTGATAACATAATGTTCACTCTTCTTATATATGCAAAATCCCATCCGTTGCCAGAGGCAGATTGGCTCACAGTCTGAAACGCATAAGGGTTATAACTGCTTTTTGTAGTAATATACCCAGCATAAAAGTCGCCGTTATAGCAGGAGCTTTGAGCACAATAGTTTACAGAGGTTTGAATCGTTGTATTTGTAAACATATCATACAACGGAAAAGTAAATGCTTTAAAGTTATCATAGGAACCAAAAGCCGTCTCTTCAGAGATGTCTGTTACAGGGTACTTATCAAGGAACTCATCGTTGCAAGATGCCAGCGAGAGTGCCATTGCCGCTATTATAAATATCTTTTTCATGGTTTATTTTTCATTTTAATATTAGAACGTAATGCTTGCACCAAAAGAAGTTGTACGGTAGAATGGATAGTTCCAGCCAAGAGTTTCCGGATCAATGCCATTTGTCAGTGAAGTAATGGTAGCAAGGTTTTCAACACTCACATACATTCTTAGCTGTTTTACTGTTAACTTCTTCAGCCATTGTGCTGGAAACATATATGAAAGGGTAACGTTCTTCACACGCAGATATGCAGCATTCGATAAATATTTGTCGCACACACGGGTGTTTGAACCTACATTCTGCATCTGTCCATATAAACGATAAAATTTAGGATCCGATTTTTCCGGAATCATGTAATTTTCGTTTGTAGGATCTGTGCTGATTGGTTTCCAGAAATCTTCCAGACCTTTATACAGAGGAATGAACACAGCATCTGTTGAGCTGGTCCCGAATGGGAAAATCATCGTATTACTCAACCAAACATCACGTTTACCTGTTCCTTGCAACATCACACTCAGGTCAAACCCTTTGTAAGATGCGCCCAGGTTTGCCCCGAATTGGTATCTGGATGTATTGTTACCAATAATTTTACGGTCTCCCGGATTAACTAATGTACCATTTCCCGCATCAATCTGATTTGCGCTTACCTCGTCATCTCTAAGATTTTTGAATTTCACATCACCCGGACGAACGTTAACTCCCTGAATAGTAGTAATTCCTTCTTTCAGCTTCCAGGAATTTGTATCTACGAAATCGTTCACAGTATAGTAACCATCAGCTACATACCCCCATATTTCACCCAGGTCGCGACCAACGTAATAATCAGACATCAACCCTGTTTCTTTAAACTTCGTTATTTTTGATGTATGATCGTATACATTAAAACCTACTCTGTATCCAAAATCACCAATTTTGTCGTTCCAGCTAAGACCTAGTTCCCAACCGGTTGTTCTCATATCGGCCACATTCTGAAGAGGAGCTTTTACACCCACAACCGATGGAATCTCACTGCCTGCCGACAACATACCTTTAGTATCACGTTGATACCAGTCAAACGTACCGCTTAAACGATTTCCAAACATTGTTATATCCAAACCTAAGTCGAGTGTTGCCACCTTCTCCCAGGTAAAGTTACTGCGTACCAAATTTGGAACACCAATAGTGGTTACGTAGGCACCGTTATTCAACCAAACACCGTCCGAACTGTTGATACCCATAGTTGGAGTATACTGATATGGATCAATTGCCTGGTTGCCAATTTCTCCCCATGAGCCGCGAACCTTTAAGCCATCCAGCCAGCTACGGGTTGATTTCATAAAACCTTCTTCGGCAACCTGCCATCCTGCAGAAAATGATGGAAAGAAACCAAAACGTTCATTCTTAGGAAATTTAGATGAACCATCATAACGACCATTTACCTCCAACAGATATCTTCCGTTCCAGTTGTAGTTTAAACGGTAAAATCCGCTTCGGATAGTATAAACGCTATAACCGTCAGTGATAGTCTTTGTACCGGTTGCACCGCCAAAAGATGGTGTCGACTGTACTGCCTGTTGTTCCGCATAAGCATACAAGTCCTCATAATAACTCTTTTCTTGGTCAAAACCACCCATCAGTTTAAAATTGTGTCCTCCAAAAGATTTGCTGTAAGTAGCGTATGCATTGATTGCATTGTAATCAGTAAAATATTTATCTTTTGTATAGGTATCACGCGAAGGAGCTGTTTGCTTCGCCATCTGAATGGTTGTGTAACTGTACTGACCTGAATAGTAAGAATAATTAGTATTGTTCTTGTTGTATGTGTATTCAAATACTGCTTCCAAGCCCTTCATTGGTTTTACAATAGACTTCATAAAGATACGTGGGTTATCAACCGTAGTACTTGATGTTCTTGCCAAATTCAGCAGTCCACGTGGCGTAAAGATCGGGTAATCTTTGTCCAGACCACTGATTGACGCAGGCATATCTCCTTCAGGATAAAATGAAATAAGACGGGTTGAATAAATCCCTCCAGCTGCATCCACCGGCATGGTCTTGTTGCTTTGTGAATAACGTACATCTATTTCCTGAGTAAACCAATCAGTTACGTCTGCCGACAAGAAAGCGCTTACATTCTTACGACTATACTGGTCCTTATTTGTAACAATCGGTCCATTCTCAAAGTTGTAACCTGCAGCAATACGGTAACGAAGTTTTTCTGTACCCCCCGATGCGGATAGGTTGTGATTGGTCATAAAACTAGTTTCCAGCATGTTGGCAAAAAGGTCTTTTTCATTCAGATAATAGATTTTGCCATTTGGATCTTTGTAGATACCGTCACCTACTGTAGCATAAGCACCTGGATTCATTTTATAATCCTTCACATAATCCTTCCACTGTGCAACACTCTGACCGTTTGCCCAATAAGAATCTGTAAATCCTGCTTTCAGGTAATTATCCAGATAACTTTCCAACGATACTTGTTCAGGTTTATTAATTGAAGACTCGAAACCAAAATTATTGTTGTAGCTCAAAGAGAAGGTAGTATTTGATTTCGGACGTTTCGTTGTAACAAGTACAACACCTCCTGCTGCACGAGCTCCATAGATGGCTGCCGATGCTGCATCTTTCAGTACGGTTACTGTCTCAACATCTTCAGGATTCAGCATTCCCAAATCACCCGGAACGTTGTCAATCAATACCAGCGGAGATCCTCCGTTAATTGATACCGTTCCACGAATATTCAGCGAGTTGCTATTCTGTCCGGGAGTAGATGAGCGTGTTACCTGCAAACCGGGAATAGTACCTTGCAAAACAGAAGTAGTATTTGATACCGGACGGTCACCTAAAATCTGTTCCATCTTTACCGAAGCGACCGATCCTGTCAGGTTCTCTTTCTTCTGAACCCCGTAACCAACAACTACCACTTCTTCCAGTTGCTTTGAAGATTCTACCATCACAATTTTCAGATCGTTTTTGTCTTTTAGCGCAACTTCTTGAGTTACAAAACCAATATACGATACTTTGATTAATGATTTTTCGGGCACATTTTTCAGGATAAACTTTCCATCCAAATCGGTAATAGTTGCATTATTGGTTCCCACAACCGAAACGTTTACGCCAATTATTGTTTCTCCATTAGCGTCTTTTACTATTCCGGTTACAGTCTTTTTCTGTTGGTTTCCAGACTTTTGTTCTGCTTTTTGTTCTACCCTGTCCATCGGACGATAAATAGTAATCCGGGTTCCTTTAATCTCATAAGTGATTCCTTTTGAGGTAAACAGAGTTTTTAAAATCTGTTCCACACTTTCGTTTTTCACGTTCAAGGAGACCTTATCATTCAGGTTCACATCGTTGTTACGAACCAGGAAAGAGTATCCGCTCTGTTTCTCAACTTCATCCAACACTTTGCCCAGCGAAACGTTTGTCATCTGAATGGTTACATTCTTATCGATCAAAGAGAATGCCGACACCGATTGCGTTGGAAATAAAAACACTGTAAATAAAAATACAATTAACGGGAAATTCGTTAATTTTAGGTCGCGGTGATGAAGAAAAGGGAGTATAAAATTCCCCATTTCTGATTTGTTTTTCATACCTTTGTACTGATTTTGATTAAAAAAATTATTACGATTGATTGAAATCTATGAACCAGGATGTCTGACTCACATTCTGGTTCTACTTTATAACTTATTTACTATCCATTCTACCTCCTTATTCTTTATAGGTTCATATTAGTTTTTATCTTTGATAGTTATTACATTTCTAACTCTTGTCCAGGTATATTTGTGATCCACATCAATATCCGAAAGGATCTCATCAATGTTACAGTTCACATCAAAGCTACCCGAAAAACGCTCATTCTTCAGTTTATCACTTCCATTTGCTATTCTGACATCATATTTCCGCTCAAGCGCAGTGGCAATCGTTGCAAATGAATCGTCTATAAAGCATAGTTTCCCGGTAATCCACCAGGAAGATTTCTCAGCGTTTATTTCATTTTTGCATATCTCACTTGTAGCCTTATTATATGCAACCTGCTCATTCGGGTTCAGTACCATCTGTTTACTTTTCTGTCCATCAGAAACCTCCACATTCACCTTTCCTTCAATCAAACCAACCTTTGCTACCTGTTCGTTTGAATAAGCACGAACATTAAACGTGGTACCCAACACACGTACATTAAGTTTTCCTGAGTGAACAAAGAAAGGACGGTTGGCATCTTTTGATACTTTAAAATAAGCCTCTCCTTTCAGGTAAACTTCACGCTTTTTATTTTTCCCGAAGTCCTGAGCATATTTAAGGGAAGAACCAGCATTGAGCCATACACAGGTATTATCAGGTAAAACAACCTTCGAAAGCGAACCATAAGGTACCGATGTTTCATAATAAACCACCTCCTCTTTATCATTTCCCGATTGAAGAAATTTATAAAGCAGTGAGTTACTTGTGATGAGAAGCAGCAGAACTGCTGCAACTTTATATAAAGAAAAAGGGATTATCCGTTTTTTCGATTGATAAGGTTCAATTTTGGTCAGCAATTTCTCAAAGTTGCGATCTTTCTCTTCTTCGAATTTCACTGACGAAGATAATGCCCGTGCTTCTGCCATATTACGAAACAGCTGCTCAGCCTTTTCATCTTCCCGAAGCACACGAACTAGTTCAGCAGCATCAGCCTGACCGATGTTACCAGAAAGATAATCTGCTATTAATTGTTTTATTTCTTTAGGCATATCTATTGCTTTTTATAATAGATACACCTGCCGATAAGGAAACGTTTAACGGAAAATGAAAAAAATCAGAGAAAAAATAAAAAGATAGGTAAGTATGGGGTTAAGCGCATCTTTCACTTTGGTCAAAGCAATCTTAATTTGCACCCGTACAGTGCTTACAGTAATGCCATACGACTCTGCAATTTCGTCGTATGATTTATTGTTATAGAGATTGTCCGTAAAAATTGCCCGGCAACGCTCCGGCAAATTATTGACCGCATCAAGAATCAAATCTTCCACCTCCTTTTTTTCCAGTACACTGAGTGGTGTATCAGTTGAAGTGATGTATTCTTCCTGAAACTGGTTCAGCAGCTCTTCTGCTTCAGTCAATACTCTCTCGCGCGATTGGATTGAACGGATGTAGTTCAATGATCTGTTCTGAACAGCCTTCTTTAGATATGGAGTTATCGGATAGGTAATATTCTCGCGATTCTCCCAAAGGTTAACAAAAACATCATTCACCACTTCGCGGGCTACGTCTCTGTCAAATATATAAGCTGTAGCAATCGTACATAGATATACATAGAAAGCATCATAGATCTGTCTGAATGCTTTCATGTCACCCTTATTCAGGTTGACAATTACCATTTCGTCTATATCAATTATACTTACTGATTTTCTATTGTAGTTGTTCATGTTAGAAATCCTTCGGTCACTTCACCGGTGAGTAATTAGATTTGTTGTGTTTGTTAATAAATATTTCGTAAGGTTCAAAATTACTAAATCTAAAGCAAAAATACAACGATTTTATTAAATTTCATTCCAATTAATGCTTTTTTATAAAAAATATTTAAATTCATTCATCCCCCCTACCTTTATCAGGTTTATCAAGATACTTTAACCAATAAATAAAAGAAAAACATTCTACAGGCAAAATATTCCCACTATTTTGCGTAAATTTGCAGCCGTATTTGTGCAATTACAGCAGGCTAAAGATTTATGAGAGAATTCATCATTGCAGACAATCAGGATATCACGAAAGCGGGAATGCTGTTTCTGCTGGGTGGATTGAAGGAAGCAGGCAATATTTGCGAAACAGACAATCGCGGGGAATTGATTAAGCAACTGCGTGTTTCGCCCGAAGCCGTGGTGATTCTGGATTACACACTTTCCGATTTCAACGGTGCCGATGAATTACTTATCCTGAGCGAACGCTTCCCTAAAATAAACTGGATACTTTTTTCGGATGAACTCAGTGAAGAATTTGTAAAACGAATACTCTACAGCAGCCAGCAGTTCAGTATTGTGATGAAAGACAATTCGAAAGAAGAAATCCTTTCTGCCCTGCAATGCGCCATGCACAAAGAACGGTTTATCTGCAACCATGTAAGCAATATGCTGATTGGGAAACCCATTCAGGCGCCAAAAGATACAGTGCTTACCAATACAGAAAAGATTATTTTAAAAGAAATTGCATTAGGAAAAACTACAAAAGAGATTGCTGCCGAAAGAAACCTGAGCTTCCACACAATCAATTCGCACCGGAAAAACATCTTCCGGAAACTGGAAGTCAACAACGTTCACGAAGCAACAAAATACGCCATGAGAGCAGGGATTGTTGACCTGGCGGAATATTATATATAACATTTATTTTTTATATGGAAATTGCAACATTACTTTCGGGGGGTGTAGATAGTTCGGTAGTAGTACATCTGCTAAAGGAACAAGGATACGATCCCTCTTTGTTTTACATTAAAATCGGAATGGATGGCGATAACGACCTCACCTGTACGGCCGAGGAAGACATCGAAATGGCCACCTTTGTTGCCCGTAAATACGGATGTCGTTTCGAGATTATCGACCTACAAAAAGAATACTGGGACAATGTCGTGGCATATACCATCGACAAGGTTCGTCGCGGCCTTACTCCCAACCCCGACGTGATGTGTAACAAGCTGATCAAGTTTGGCT
The Bacteroides sedimenti genome window above contains:
- a CDS encoding RagB/SusD family nutrient uptake outer membrane protein, whose product is MKKIFIIAAMALSLASCNDEFLDKYPVTDISEETAFGSYDNFKAFTFPLYDMFTNTTIQTSVNYCAQSSCYNGDFYAGYITTKSSYNPYAFQTVSQSASGNGWDFAYIRRVNIMLSNIDKCASMSAAEKNHWRAVGYFFHSFWYMELINRFGDVPWINKPLNEVSPEAFGERIARKIVADSVLTRLQWAEANIGEFTTKDGSNTINQDCVRAALSRFTLREGTWRKYHKLGDYEKYLTECARVSKVLMAKYPKLYTGCGTEVTPGSGYGEMWTTEDLGKVPGIILYKPYNALVPHNFSYQEHISNSNYGLHQATVDLYLCKDGKTISKSPLYNGDKDPYSTFRNRDPRMLLTIMPPFKVVENGANKPADNPKATWGYTNNPADREYIDLIGVNSSCANPGVGMKRLPAQNWGASLLPYSPNIVDKQIKAYICSYSGYFLWKNYTLWEESGTATLNTSDKPIFKIEEVLLNYAEAMWELGQFNQSVADESINKLRERAAVAKMVVSDIDANFDPNRPTDDDGNLIDPLLWEVRRERIIELMGEGFGFYDVRRWRMAKFFINKQQKGFWTTKDAVSKRGLLNETTHLADPTLTQGYAYLFADPVNTEGKGWLDKYYLYQVPTNEIVLNPALTQNPGWEH
- a CDS encoding TonB-dependent receptor — its product is MKNKSEMGNFILPFLHHRDLKLTNFPLIVFLFTVFLFPTQSVSAFSLIDKNVTIQMTNVSLGKVLDEVEKQSGYSFLVRNNDVNLNDKVSLNVKNESVEQILKTLFTSKGITYEIKGTRITIYRPMDRVEQKAEQKSGNQQKKTVTGIVKDANGETIIGVNVSVVGTNNATITDLDGKFILKNVPEKSLIKVSYIGFVTQEVALKDKNDLKIVMVESSKQLEEVVVVGYGVQKKENLTGSVASVKMEQILGDRPVSNTTSVLQGTIPGLQVTRSSTPGQNSNSLNIRGTVSINGGSPLVLIDNVPGDLGMLNPEDVETVTVLKDAASAAIYGARAAGGVVLVTTKRPKSNTTFSLSYNNNFGFESSINKPEQVSLESYLDNYLKAGFTDSYWANGQSVAQWKDYVKDYKMNPGAYATVGDGIYKDPNGKIYYLNEKDLFANMLETSFMTNHNLSASGGTEKLRYRIAAGYNFENGPIVTNKDQYSRKNVSAFLSADVTDWFTQEIDVRYSQSNKTMPVDAAGGIYSTRLISFYPEGDMPASISGLDKDYPIFTPRGLLNLARTSSTTVDNPRIFMKSIVKPMKGLEAVFEYTYNKNNTNYSYYSGQYSYTTIQMAKQTAPSRDTYTKDKYFTDYNAINAYATYSKSFGGHNFKLMGGFDQEKSYYEDLYAYAEQQAVQSTPSFGGATGTKTITDGYSVYTIRSGFYRLNYNWNGRYLLEVNGRYDGSSKFPKNERFGFFPSFSAGWQVAEEGFMKSTRSWLDGLKVRGSWGEIGNQAIDPYQYTPTMGINSSDGVWLNNGAYVTTIGVPNLVRSNFTWEKVATLDLGLDITMFGNRLSGTFDWYQRDTKGMLSAGSEIPSVVGVKAPLQNVADMRTTGWELGLSWNDKIGDFGYRVGFNVYDHTSKITKFKETGLMSDYYVGRDLGEIWGYVADGYYTVNDFVDTNSWKLKEGITTIQGVNVRPGDVKFKNLRDDEVSANQIDAGNGTLVNPGDRKIIGNNTSRYQFGANLGASYKGFDLSVMLQGTGKRDVWLSNTMIFPFGTSSTDAVFIPLYKGLEDFWKPISTDPTNENYMIPEKSDPKFYRLYGQMQNVGSNTRVCDKYLSNAAYLRVKNVTLSYMFPAQWLKKLTVKQLRMYVSVENLATITSLTNGIDPETLGWNYPFYRTTSFGASITF
- a CDS encoding FecR family protein, with protein sequence MPKEIKQLIADYLSGNIGQADAAELVRVLREDEKAEQLFRNMAEARALSSSVKFEEEKDRNFEKLLTKIEPYQSKKRIIPFSLYKVAAVLLLLITSNSLLYKFLQSGNDKEEVVYYETSVPYGSLSKVVLPDNTCVWLNAGSSLKYAQDFGKNKKREVYLKGEAYFKVSKDANRPFFVHSGKLNVRVLGTTFNVRAYSNEQVAKVGLIEGKVNVEVSDGQKSKQMVLNPNEQVAYNKATSEICKNEINAEKSSWWITGKLCFIDDSFATIATALERKYDVRIANGSDKLKNERFSGSFDVNCNIDEILSDIDVDHKYTWTRVRNVITIKDKN
- a CDS encoding RNA polymerase sigma-70 factor translates to MNNYNRKSVSIIDIDEMVIVNLNKGDMKAFRQIYDAFYVYLCTIATAYIFDRDVAREVVNDVFVNLWENRENITYPITPYLKKAVQNRSLNYIRSIQSRERVLTEAEELLNQFQEEYITSTDTPLSVLEKKEVEDLILDAVNNLPERCRAIFTDNLYNNKSYDEIAESYGITVSTVRVQIKIALTKVKDALNPILTYLFIFSLIFFIFR
- a CDS encoding response regulator transcription factor, with product MREFIIADNQDITKAGMLFLLGGLKEAGNICETDNRGELIKQLRVSPEAVVILDYTLSDFNGADELLILSERFPKINWILFSDELSEEFVKRILYSSQQFSIVMKDNSKEEILSALQCAMHKERFICNHVSNMLIGKPIQAPKDTVLTNTEKIILKEIALGKTTKEIAAERNLSFHTINSHRKNIFRKLEVNNVHEATKYAMRAGIVDLAEYYI